A DNA window from Microcystis aeruginosa NIES-843 contains the following coding sequences:
- a CDS encoding IS630-like element ISMae24 family transposase, with the protein MRLIRDLNPESQKMLERIYRASKHHQVRERAKCILLSFQGTTIEELSGIFGVTRKTIYNWLTAWEDRKLIGFYNRRGRGRKPKLTEAQGQQVIDWVKEEPKSLKKIQIKIVEEGKLTVSKDTIKRLIKKINMRWKRVRRGVAKTPDEWELEVKLPILEELKKQEKRGEIEIGYLDEMGGDSKPCIPDAWQEEKTTIKLPPIEGKRLNILGIMKRDNQLFYETQVGTVTSEIVINFLDKYCQNIQKKTVIIIDQASIDTSEAFMEKLEEWEKKNLKIFWLPTYSPHLNLIEILWRFLKYEWIEFSAYKDRKSLLAYVKKVLDNFGGEYVINFA; encoded by the coding sequence ATGAGATTGATTAGAGACCTAAACCCCGAGAGCCAGAAAATGCTAGAGAGAATTTATCGAGCTAGTAAACATCATCAAGTAAGAGAGCGAGCGAAATGTATACTCTTAAGTTTTCAGGGAACCACGATAGAAGAATTGAGCGGAATATTTGGAGTTACGAGAAAGACCATCTATAATTGGTTGACGGCCTGGGAAGATAGAAAACTAATTGGTTTTTATAATCGTCGAGGAAGAGGGAGAAAACCTAAATTGACAGAAGCCCAAGGTCAACAAGTTATTGACTGGGTAAAAGAAGAACCGAAAAGCTTAAAAAAAATCCAGATAAAAATTGTAGAAGAAGGGAAATTAACCGTAAGCAAAGACACGATAAAAAGACTCATAAAAAAAATCAACATGAGGTGGAAAAGGGTGAGAAGAGGGGTCGCCAAAACCCCTGATGAGTGGGAGCTTGAGGTCAAACTACCTATTTTAGAAGAACTAAAAAAACAGGAAAAAAGAGGAGAGATTGAGATAGGATATTTGGATGAAATGGGAGGGGATTCAAAGCCTTGTATTCCTGACGCTTGGCAAGAAGAAAAAACCACGATAAAGTTACCACCAATTGAAGGTAAAAGACTAAATATTTTAGGAATAATGAAACGAGATAATCAATTATTTTATGAGACACAGGTCGGAACGGTTACTAGCGAGATAGTTATTAATTTTCTGGATAAATATTGCCAAAATATACAGAAAAAAACTGTCATAATAATTGACCAAGCTTCCATTGATACCAGCGAGGCATTTATGGAGAAACTTGAGGAATGGGAAAAGAAAAACTTGAAAATATTTTGGTTGCCCACTTATTCACCTCATTTAAATTTAATTGAAATATTATGGAGATTTTTAAAATATGAATGGATTGAATTTAGCGCCTATAAAGACCGAAAGAGCCTCCTCGCTTACGTTAAAAAAGTGCTGGACAATTTTGGAGGCGAGTATGTAATTAATTTTGCCTAG
- a CDS encoding AAA-like domain-containing protein, whose product MILPNPDISSTPLDVFISYSHRDEKLRETLGLHLASLQRQGVIKSWHDRKISAGTEWKQAIDENLNSAEIILLLISENFIASDYCYDLEMERAIARHDAGEARVIPIILKPVDWSGAPFGKLQALPKNAKPVTTWSNRGEAFLNIAKGIRHAAMEMATVLTDKQPTVLPEPQQSAKATEMPTQSEPLKPTVTPDKIQQEISLESPEGQVSIDSRFYITSPYEERCYEEIQKPGSLIRIKSPHNMGKSSLMAKVLAQASQLGYRAVTIDLEQTNQKFFDDLDKFMQWFCASVGKPLGVRVKIEEYWDDIFGANDNSTDYFEKYLLEGDDRPLVLAIDNFDRIFKYADIETDLCGLLRGWHESSKIKKLWQKLRLIIVHSQESYAQRDINQSPFNVGLPIELGEFTPEQVQELVARHGLTWTEGELEQFMGLIGGHPYMVRSALYHIAAGDLSLAEFLRTAPTEAGIYSDYLRGHLKTLEDYPELGAAMKLVITSEAPVRLRSEESFKLDSMGLVVRVDNNVKPRCDLYRQDFCDRLGGN is encoded by the coding sequence ATGATTTTACCTAATCCAGACATATCATCCACACCGCTCGATGTATTTATTTCTTACTCTCACCGGGATGAGAAACTGCGGGAAACTTTGGGACTTCACCTCGCGTCATTACAAAGACAGGGAGTGATTAAATCATGGCACGATCGCAAAATTAGTGCTGGAACAGAGTGGAAACAAGCCATTGATGAAAATCTCAATTCAGCCGAGATTATTCTGTTGTTGATTAGTGAAAACTTTATCGCTTCTGACTACTGTTATGATCTTGAAATGGAACGGGCGATTGCACGGCATGATGCGGGGGAGGCGCGGGTGATTCCGATTATTTTGAAGCCGGTGGATTGGAGTGGTGCGCCTTTTGGTAAGTTGCAAGCTTTGCCAAAAAATGCCAAGCCTGTGACGACTTGGAGTAATCGGGGTGAGGCGTTTTTAAATATTGCTAAGGGGATTCGCCACGCGGCAATGGAAATGGCGACAGTGTTAACTGATAAACAGCCTACTGTCTTGCCAGAGCCTCAACAATCCGCAAAAGCCACTGAGATGCCAACGCAATCGGAACCCCTCAAGCCAACAGTTACTCCAGACAAGATACAACAGGAAATTAGCTTGGAATCTCCAGAAGGACAAGTTAGCATTGACTCTCGCTTTTATATTACTTCCCCTTACGAAGAACGGTGCTATGAGGAAATTCAAAAGCCTGGCTCCCTGATTCGGATTAAATCGCCCCACAATATGGGCAAATCGTCCCTGATGGCGAAGGTACTTGCCCAAGCATCTCAACTAGGCTATCGTGCGGTAACGATCGATCTGGAACAGACCAATCAAAAGTTCTTTGACGATCTCGACAAGTTCATGCAGTGGTTTTGTGCGTCGGTGGGTAAACCACTAGGAGTAAGGGTCAAGATTGAAGAGTATTGGGATGATATTTTTGGAGCGAACGATAACAGTACGGATTATTTTGAGAAGTATTTATTAGAGGGGGACGATCGCCCGTTGGTGTTGGCGATCGATAACTTTGATCGCATCTTTAAATACGCAGATATCGAGACGGATTTATGCGGATTATTGCGCGGCTGGCATGAAAGTTCCAAGATTAAAAAACTGTGGCAGAAATTGCGGCTGATCATCGTCCATTCTCAAGAGTCCTATGCCCAACGGGATATCAATCAATCGCCTTTTAATGTGGGGTTGCCCATCGAATTGGGAGAGTTTACGCCTGAACAGGTACAGGAGTTGGTAGCACGGCACGGATTAACTTGGACAGAGGGGGAACTCGAACAATTTATGGGGTTAATTGGAGGGCATCCCTACATGGTGCGCTCGGCACTCTATCACATTGCAGCGGGGGATCTTTCTTTGGCGGAATTTTTGCGGACGGCTCCCACAGAAGCGGGAATTTACAGCGATTATCTGCGGGGACATTTGAAGACTTTGGAAGATTATCCTGAACTGGGGGCAGCCATGAAATTGGTTATTACTTCTGAAGCGCCGGTACGTTTGCGGTCTGAGGAGTCGTTTAAACTGGACAGTATGGGATTAGTGGTGCGGGTTGATAATAATGTGAAACCTCGCTGCGATCTTTATCGTCAGGATTTTTGCGATCGCTTGGGAGGAAATTAA
- the moaC gene encoding cyclic pyranopterin monophosphate synthase MoaC gives MTQEGKEKLSHLDSQGEAQMVDVSEKMLTKRTAIALGQVRMLKTTFEAIEQGNAPKGDVLGTARLAGIMAAKQTSSLIPLCHPLPLQKINVQIIPKAELPGYEIRAEVVTKSETGVEMEALTAVSVAALTLYDMAKALEKSILIENIRLLSKTGGKSDYHKDYLLR, from the coding sequence ATGACGCAAGAGGGTAAAGAAAAATTATCTCATCTCGACAGCCAAGGCGAGGCCCAGATGGTGGATGTATCGGAGAAAATGCTCACTAAACGCACTGCTATCGCCCTAGGACAAGTGAGAATGCTAAAAACGACTTTTGAAGCCATAGAACAGGGAAATGCGCCTAAAGGTGACGTTTTAGGGACGGCCAGACTAGCGGGAATTATGGCGGCCAAACAAACTTCCTCCTTAATTCCCCTTTGCCATCCCTTACCCCTGCAAAAAATCAATGTTCAGATTATCCCGAAAGCAGAGTTACCCGGCTACGAAATTCGGGCAGAAGTGGTGACAAAATCGGAAACTGGGGTAGAAATGGAGGCTTTAACTGCGGTATCTGTGGCAGCCTTGACTTTATACGATATGGCTAAAGCGTTAGAAAAATCAATCCTGATTGAAAATATCCGTCTGCTGAGTAAAACAGGAGGAAAATCAGATTATCACAAGGATTACCTGTTGCGATGA
- a CDS encoding type II toxin-antitoxin system RelE/ParE family toxin: protein MIFDPDFRFWFYQQEQGLQNEIFAVLTVLMKLRPALGRPRVDTIEGSSFKNMKELRIQYKGEPWRVLFAFDPHRQAILLVGGNKSGNKRWYKENIPIADQRYQKYLEKLKEEKS, encoded by the coding sequence ATTATATTTGATCCAGATTTTAGGTTCTGGTTTTATCAACAAGAACAGGGACTTCAAAATGAAATATTTGCTGTTTTAACTGTATTGATGAAACTTAGACCAGCACTGGGGAGACCACGAGTTGATACCATTGAAGGATCTTCTTTTAAGAATATGAAAGAGCTTCGTATTCAGTATAAAGGTGAACCTTGGCGTGTTTTATTTGCCTTTGATCCTCATCGACAAGCAATTTTACTTGTTGGGGGGAACAAGTCAGGTAACAAAAGATGGTACAAAGAAAATATTCCTATAGCAGATCAACGTTATCAAAAATATCTGGAAAAACTTAAGGAAGAAAAGTCATGA
- a CDS encoding type II toxin-antitoxin system VapC family toxin, with protein sequence MRTIFLDTSYLQALADFGDNLNPLATAMTGRLRNFRGVTSEMVLTELLNALCSRGEYLRKSAIRLTHRLRNDSKTIIIPQTSEQFHQAFDFYQRRLDKGYSLTDCASMQIMRQLEISEILTFDKHFQQEGFSALLRE encoded by the coding sequence ATGAGAACAATTTTCTTAGATACATCCTATTTACAGGCTCTTGCTGATTTTGGCGATAATCTTAATCCATTAGCTACAGCTATGACAGGACGACTCCGTAACTTTAGAGGTGTTACCAGTGAAATGGTTCTGACAGAATTACTCAATGCTTTATGCAGTAGAGGGGAATATTTACGCAAATCAGCTATTCGTCTAACTCATAGATTACGCAATGACAGCAAAACCATAATCATTCCCCAAACCAGTGAACAATTTCACCAGGCTTTTGATTTTTACCAAAGACGATTAGATAAAGGATACAGTTTAACTGATTGTGCTTCCATGCAGATTATGAGACAACTGGAAATCTCTGAAATATTAACCTTTGATAAGCATTTTCAGCAAGAAGGATTTAGCGCATTACTCAGAGAATAG
- a CDS encoding XisI protein, with the protein MEKLDQYRHIIKSVLIPYTEIPYSHGELICKPIFDEVRDSYLLMTLGWDRKTRVHGCLIHLDIINEKIWVQRDETEDGVTHELVAAGVPRQDIVLAFHPADVRGYTGYAIA; encoded by the coding sequence ATGGAAAAATTAGATCAGTATCGTCATATTATTAAATCGGTTTTGATTCCTTATACTGAAATCCCTTATTCTCACGGCGAATTGATTTGTAAGCCGATTTTTGATGAAGTTCGAGATAGCTATCTTTTGATGACGCTCGGATGGGATCGCAAAACTCGCGTGCATGGCTGTTTAATTCATTTGGATATTATCAACGAGAAAATCTGGGTACAACGAGATGAAACCGAAGACGGAGTAACCCATGAGCTAGTGGCGGCGGGTGTTCCCCGGCAGGATATTGTCCTCGCTTTTCATCCGGCGGATGTACGCGGTTACACGGGCTACGCGATCGCCTAA
- a CDS encoding helix-turn-helix transcriptional regulator, with protein MKEYTNFSEEFNKLCGERQAIIKARASQIYLEELTLKYLQEKLGLSLSELAEHLEVQQSIVPKLKQEQNLELNTLREVVNALGGTVEIIVKIPNKEPIIIGDYSETKCN; from the coding sequence ATGAAAGAATATACCAACTTCTCGGAAGAATTTAATAAACTTTGTGGAGAACGACAAGCAATTATTAAAGCAAGAGCTTCCCAAATTTATCTGGAGGAACTTACGCTTAAGTATTTGCAGGAAAAACTAGGTTTATCTTTATCAGAATTGGCAGAGCATCTTGAAGTACAGCAATCAATAGTACCTAAACTTAAACAAGAGCAAAATCTAGAGCTAAATACACTGCGCGAAGTAGTTAACGCATTAGGTGGAACTGTCGAAATTATTGTCAAAATTCCCAACAAAGAACCTATAATTATTGGTGACTATTCAGAAACGAAGTGTAATTAA
- a CDS encoding IS1380-like element ISMae9 family transposase, which produces MTPSSDQSRLNQLNFGNLNGRQVIANFEGGKITSDAGIILMAELDQKLKITARFAECFRDYRNSSYLDYSVHELLAQRVYGIVLGYEDVNDHDKLRHAPALAIALKKLNFIDSAQANLAGKSTINRLEYCPETVINQENSRYHKIEPNPKEIEKAFVDIFLESYKKPPKPIILDMDVTDDQVHGNQEGAFFNTYYKGVCYAPLYIFCEHHLLVAKLRSSHVDTAGGALEELQRIIGIIREKWSDTQILVRGDSAYSREDIMKFCESQAGVDYVLAMATNSQLKLRATDVIEKAKADYEQRLQPVTELMETLFSPDEELGELAKLVPESTWYRSLCYQTQKSWSRSRRVVTKVCPGSEGVKIRHVVTSLPASKIPPSKLYTEKYCPRGERSNRIKEQQLDLFADRNSTQTFESNQLRLWLSSMAYVLMQAFRQNCLAKTSFAKATVGTIRLNFLKLGARITVSVRRILIAIASSCPYQDILAIAYSRIQAIAGTG; this is translated from the coding sequence ATGACTCCTAGTTCAGACCAGTCTCGACTCAATCAATTAAATTTTGGAAACCTCAATGGAAGACAAGTAATCGCTAATTTTGAGGGAGGAAAAATCACCTCAGATGCAGGAATTATTTTGATGGCAGAGTTAGACCAAAAGCTAAAAATAACGGCTCGGTTTGCCGAATGTTTTCGAGATTATCGAAATTCATCCTATCTAGATTATTCAGTTCATGAACTACTCGCACAAAGAGTTTATGGGATAGTTTTGGGATATGAGGATGTCAATGATCATGATAAATTACGTCATGCTCCAGCTTTAGCAATAGCATTGAAAAAACTAAATTTTATTGACTCAGCCCAAGCAAATTTAGCGGGAAAAAGTACAATTAATCGACTAGAATATTGTCCGGAAACAGTCATCAATCAAGAGAACAGTCGTTACCATAAAATCGAGCCTAACCCCAAAGAAATTGAAAAAGCTTTTGTGGACATCTTTCTAGAATCCTACAAAAAGCCACCGAAACCAATTATTTTAGACATGGATGTCACCGATGACCAAGTGCATGGAAATCAAGAGGGAGCGTTTTTCAATACTTATTATAAAGGAGTGTGTTATGCTCCTTTGTATATTTTCTGTGAGCATCATTTATTAGTAGCTAAACTCCGGTCTTCTCATGTAGATACTGCTGGGGGAGCATTAGAAGAATTGCAGCGAATAATCGGTATAATTCGAGAAAAATGGTCAGATACGCAGATATTAGTACGAGGAGATAGTGCCTATTCCCGTGAAGATATCATGAAATTTTGCGAAAGTCAAGCAGGAGTTGATTATGTTTTAGCAATGGCAACGAATAGTCAATTAAAATTACGAGCGACCGATGTAATTGAGAAAGCTAAGGCAGATTACGAGCAAAGACTTCAGCCAGTTACTGAATTAATGGAGACGTTATTTTCTCCCGATGAAGAGTTAGGAGAATTGGCGAAATTGGTACCAGAATCGACTTGGTATCGTTCCCTATGTTATCAAACCCAAAAATCCTGGAGCCGTTCAAGAAGAGTGGTGACAAAAGTTTGTCCTGGTAGTGAGGGCGTAAAAATTCGCCACGTTGTGACTTCTTTACCTGCATCAAAGATTCCCCCATCTAAACTTTACACTGAAAAATATTGCCCCAGAGGTGAGAGGTCAAATCGAATTAAAGAGCAACAATTAGACTTATTTGCTGACCGGAATTCGACACAGACATTTGAGAGTAATCAATTAAGACTTTGGTTGTCATCAATGGCTTATGTTTTAATGCAAGCTTTTCGTCAAAATTGTTTGGCTAAAACTTCTTTTGCCAAAGCGACAGTGGGAACAATTCGCCTTAATTTCCTTAAATTAGGAGCTAGAATTACTGTTAGTGTCAGAAGAATTTTAATCGCAATTGCCAGTTCTTGTCCCTATCAAGATATTTTAGCGATAGCTTACTCTAGAATTCAAGCGATAGCGGGAACTGGATAA
- a CDS encoding IS5-like element ISMae4 family transposase produces MFISKIMDYQNLSDEQFKRRFGVYKQTYRKMVESVKSVEADSNSPSKRGPKPKLSIEEQVLVTLEYWREYRTYFHIGTSWELSESTICRIVNKTEKMLLQSGNFRLKGKKALLNQAEIPVVTVMDVTETPIERPKKKQKDFLGGKRGYHTLKSQLVADQNTEEIICVFCGKGRGHDFSLFKKSRVRFHPLTTSIEDSGYQGIAAYHSNSYTPKKKSKNRKLTELEKEYNKALAKERIIIEHINRKLKIFKILSCKYRNRRRRYSLRVNLLAAIYNCELGIGIAAS; encoded by the coding sequence ATGTTTATTAGCAAAATTATGGATTATCAAAACTTATCAGATGAACAATTCAAACGCCGTTTCGGTGTGTATAAACAAACCTATAGAAAGATGGTAGAATCAGTAAAAAGTGTTGAAGCCGACTCTAATTCACCATCTAAAAGGGGACCGAAACCTAAACTATCTATAGAAGAACAAGTTTTAGTAACGTTAGAATATTGGCGAGAATATAGAACATATTTTCACATTGGTACAAGCTGGGAACTATCAGAATCAACTATATGTCGGATTGTAAATAAGACGGAAAAAATGCTTTTACAATCGGGAAACTTCCGTTTAAAAGGAAAAAAAGCTCTACTAAATCAAGCAGAGATACCGGTCGTAACGGTAATGGATGTAACGGAAACTCCCATTGAACGCCCCAAAAAGAAACAGAAAGATTTTTTGGGGGGTAAAAGAGGTTATCATACTTTAAAATCCCAATTAGTAGCTGATCAAAATACCGAGGAAATTATCTGTGTCTTTTGTGGGAAAGGTAGAGGTCATGATTTTAGTTTATTTAAAAAAAGTCGAGTTCGTTTTCATCCTTTAACTACCAGCATAGAAGACAGTGGTTATCAGGGAATAGCTGCATACCATAGTAATAGTTATACACCGAAAAAGAAATCGAAAAATAGAAAATTAACAGAGTTAGAAAAAGAGTATAACAAGGCTTTAGCCAAAGAAAGGATTATCATTGAACATATAAATAGGAAACTCAAAATCTTTAAAATCTTATCCTGTAAATATCGGAATCGTCGTCGAAGATATAGTTTAAGAGTTAACTTGTTGGCGGCTATTTATAACTGTGAGTTAGGGATAGGTATAGCAGCTTCTTAA
- a CDS encoding element excision factor XisH family protein has product MIKDGWTITHDPFHLRWGRKDMYVDLGAKKLILAERLEQKIAVEVKSFLGESELQACRDAIGQFAIYRAVLRRSYPDYKLYLAIRDVIYNSFFEEPIGQILIEDENLKFIVFDAEKEVISQWKN; this is encoded by the coding sequence CTGATTAAAGATGGGTGGACGATCACGCACGATCCGTTTCATCTCCGTTGGGGGCGAAAAGATATGTACGTCGATTTGGGGGCTAAAAAGCTAATATTAGCAGAGCGATTGGAGCAAAAAATTGCTGTAGAAGTTAAAAGCTTTCTGGGGGAATCAGAATTACAAGCCTGTCGTGATGCGATTGGACAGTTTGCGATCTATCGGGCTGTTTTGCGTCGTTCTTATCCTGATTATAAACTATATTTGGCGATTAGAGATGTGATTTATAATTCATTTTTTGAAGAGCCAATCGGACAAATTTTAATCGAAGATGAAAATCTCAAGTTTATTGTTTTTGATGCTGAAAAGGAGGTCATTTCGCAATGGAAAAATTAG
- a CDS encoding DUF433 domain-containing protein, with protein sequence MTLKQLDRITFNSKIMAGQACIRGMRIPVSLILNLLANEKPIEEILEEYPDLEREDIHQCLLYASWLAREQVHYFELIEQWR encoded by the coding sequence ATGACCTTAAAACAATTAGACCGAATTACTTTTAACTCCAAAATTATGGCAGGTCAAGCCTGTATTCGAGGAATGCGTATTCCTGTTTCTTTAATTCTTAATCTACTTGCTAACGAAAAGCCGATAGAGGAAATATTAGAGGAATACCCTGACCTAGAAAGAGAAGATATTCACCAATGTTTATTATATGCTTCTTGGTTAGCCAGAGAACAAGTTCATTATTTTGAATTAATCGAGCAATGGAGATAG